One Bacillus solimangrovi DNA segment encodes these proteins:
- a CDS encoding NAD(P)-dependent malic enzyme, which translates to MHRVNGGKLEVKGKVEVKNAKDLSLAYSPGVAEPCKEIYDNKEKVYEYTMKGNTVAVVSDGTAVLGLGNIGPEASLPVMEGKALLFKSFAGVDAFPICLNTSDVDEIVETVKRLEPTFGGVNLEDIAAPNCFEIEERLKKETNIPIFHDDQHGTAIVTLAGLVNALKLVKKSESDIKVVMNGAGAAGIAIMKLLRSYGVRNIIMCDSSGAIFEGRPYGMNPVKEDIAKRTNTQKIEGTLKDVITEADVFIGVSVAGALTEEMIKTMNSDPIIFAMANPVPEIMPEKAKEAGAKVIGTGRSDFPNQVNNVLAFPGIFRGALDARATHINEEMKIAAVQAIAELIDEDELSADYVIPAPFDERVAPAVAAAVAKVAVETGVARREVSPEKVAEKTRQLSDITKQENE; encoded by the coding sequence ATGCATCGTGTGAATGGTGGAAAGCTTGAAGTAAAAGGGAAAGTAGAAGTGAAAAATGCAAAAGATTTAAGTTTGGCATATTCACCTGGAGTTGCTGAACCTTGTAAAGAAATCTATGATAATAAAGAGAAGGTCTATGAATATACAATGAAAGGCAATACTGTTGCTGTAGTATCAGACGGAACAGCGGTTTTAGGATTAGGGAATATTGGACCAGAGGCATCACTTCCAGTTATGGAAGGGAAGGCATTGCTTTTCAAAAGTTTTGCAGGCGTAGATGCATTTCCAATTTGTTTGAACACAAGTGATGTTGATGAAATAGTGGAAACTGTTAAACGATTAGAACCAACATTTGGTGGAGTAAATTTAGAAGATATTGCTGCACCGAATTGCTTCGAAATTGAAGAACGTTTGAAAAAAGAAACGAACATTCCAATCTTTCATGATGATCAACATGGGACGGCGATTGTCACATTAGCTGGACTTGTGAATGCACTTAAGTTAGTGAAGAAATCCGAATCTGATATTAAAGTTGTTATGAATGGTGCGGGTGCAGCTGGGATTGCTATTATGAAATTGTTACGTAGCTATGGTGTGCGTAATATCATTATGTGTGATTCAAGCGGTGCAATCTTTGAAGGGCGTCCATATGGTATGAATCCTGTAAAAGAGGATATAGCTAAACGTACAAACACTCAAAAAATAGAAGGAACACTAAAAGATGTAATTACTGAAGCGGATGTCTTTATTGGTGTATCTGTTGCTGGTGCATTAACAGAGGAAATGATAAAGACAATGAATAGTGATCCAATTATTTTTGCGATGGCTAATCCTGTGCCGGAAATCATGCCAGAAAAAGCAAAAGAAGCTGGTGCAAAAGTTATTGGAACAGGTCGCTCTGACTTCCCTAATCAAGTAAATAACGTATTGGCATTCCCAGGGATTTTCCGTGGTGCGTTAGATGCCCGTGCAACACACATTAACGAAGAGATGAAGATTGCTGCAGTTCAGGCTATTGCAGAGTTAATAGATGAGGATGAGCTTTCAGCTGATTATGTAATTCCAGCACCTTTCGACGAACGTGTAGCTCCTGCTGTTGCAGCGGCAGTAGCGAAGGTTGCAGTTGAAACAGGGGTTGCAAGACGAGAAGTTTCTCCAGAGAAAGTAGCAGAGAAAACACGTCAGCTGTCTGACATTACTAAACAAGAAAATGAATAG
- a CDS encoding FadR/GntR family transcriptional regulator: MKQKVYVEILQQLRNIIEEDGLQQDDKLPSERELAERLQVARSSVREALRSLELVGLIETRRGEGTFIKDARSNELIQVISAFVLQENQAQEDLKETIEILETQIMQLALGRINQEKALQLQQVFHTLQGNVQQSGLVHMRQHERFYRLLVEITDNYLLIRIWTMLNSYYQTVCGTDSPYHFSHYETAYQQLMSVKKVET; encoded by the coding sequence ATGAAGCAGAAAGTATATGTTGAGATTTTACAGCAGTTAAGAAATATTATTGAAGAAGATGGATTGCAACAAGACGACAAGTTACCTTCTGAGCGTGAGTTAGCAGAACGTTTGCAAGTTGCTCGTTCCTCTGTTCGTGAGGCATTACGATCACTAGAACTCGTAGGATTGATTGAAACAAGACGAGGAGAAGGAACATTTATCAAAGATGCAAGAAGTAATGAATTAATTCAAGTCATCTCGGCTTTTGTCTTACAGGAAAACCAAGCACAGGAAGATTTAAAAGAGACGATAGAAATATTAGAAACACAAATCATGCAGCTTGCTTTAGGGCGAATAAATCAAGAAAAAGCACTTCAACTACAACAGGTCTTCCACACTTTACAAGGGAACGTACAACAAAGCGGATTGGTACATATGAGACAACATGAACGCTTTTATCGATTATTAGTTGAGATAACAGACAATTATTTATTAATTCGCATATGGACGATGTTAAATAGCTATTATCAAACGGTATGTGGAACTGATTCACCATATCATTTTTCCCATTATGAAACTGCGTATCAACAGCTTATGAGTGTTAAAAAAGTAGAAACGTAG
- the accD gene encoding acetyl-CoA carboxylase, carboxyltransferase subunit beta: MLKDLFSKKKKYASVPSEEAKQSVPEGIMTKCPECKAIMYTKEIKKNLMVCPQCGHHHQLNAIDRIVSLVDEGTFEEFDKDMISNNPLGFPGYEDKLHKDMEKSDLNEAVVTGKGDVGGFSAVFAVMDARFRMGSMGSVVGEKITRAIEHAIEAKLPFIIFTASGGARMQEGALSLMQMAKTSAALKKLSDNQGLIISVMTHPTTGGVSASFASLGDYNFAEPKALIGFAGRRIIEQTIREKLPNDFQTTEFLMKHGQLDRVIPRSEMKETLTSVLDIHQTGGNM, translated from the coding sequence TTGTTAAAAGATCTTTTTTCGAAAAAGAAAAAATATGCTTCAGTTCCTTCTGAGGAGGCTAAACAAAGCGTTCCAGAGGGCATAATGACGAAATGTCCAGAGTGTAAAGCTATTATGTATACGAAAGAAATTAAAAAAAACTTAATGGTTTGTCCACAATGTGGTCACCACCATCAATTAAATGCTATTGATCGGATCGTATCACTTGTAGATGAAGGAACATTTGAGGAATTTGATAAAGATATGATTTCAAATAATCCATTGGGTTTTCCTGGATATGAAGATAAATTACATAAGGACATGGAAAAGTCTGACCTAAATGAAGCTGTAGTTACAGGTAAAGGGGATGTTGGTGGCTTTAGTGCGGTGTTTGCGGTAATGGATGCAAGGTTTCGCATGGGAAGCATGGGATCAGTCGTAGGTGAAAAGATAACACGTGCGATTGAACATGCAATTGAAGCTAAACTACCATTTATTATATTTACTGCTTCAGGTGGGGCAAGAATGCAAGAAGGTGCTCTTAGTTTAATGCAAATGGCAAAAACGAGTGCAGCATTGAAAAAGTTGAGTGATAACCAAGGACTTATCATATCAGTCATGACACATCCAACAACTGGAGGAGTTTCTGCAAGTTTTGCATCTTTAGGAGATTATAACTTTGCTGAACCTAAAGCATTAATTGGTTTTGCGGGACGTCGGATTATCGAGCAGACAATTCGAGAGAAGTTGCCTAACGATTTTCAAACTACTGAATTTCTGATGAAACATGGACAACTTGATCGTGTAATACCTCGTTCAGAGATGAAAGAAACGCTTACGAGTGTATTAGATATCCATCAAACAGGAGGGAATATGTAA